In Helicobacter bilis, a genomic segment contains:
- a CDS encoding thioredoxin family protein — protein MQELNHSNFSSMTSEGVAIVNVGASWCPDCKRIEPIMTALENEYKDRIRFFKVNFDTEEQLKDSLQIRRIPTLIFYKNGKEVAERLVEPKSQAEIEKVVQQVL, from the coding sequence ATGCAAGAGTTAAATCATAGCAATTTTTCGAGTATGACAAGTGAAGGTGTGGCAATAGTCAATGTTGGGGCTAGCTGGTGTCCTGACTGCAAACGCATTGAGCCGATCATGACAGCATTAGAAAATGAATATAAAGATAGAATCCGCTTTTTTAAAGTCAATTTTGACACAGAAGAGCAACTCAAAGATTCACTACAAATTAGAAGAATCCCAACACTCATTTTCTACAAAAATGGCAAAGAAGTCGCAGAACGACTAGTCGAGCCAAAAAGTCAAGCAGAGATTGAAAAAGTCGTGCAACAAGTGCTATAA
- a CDS encoding TIGR02757 family protein has product MQYNRKLKQFLDAQYSLFNAQIYLHSHPDPLQIAHKHRDFIYFDELCLICALYAYGNAQMIVKNLSYTPFSCLIDADSIKDMPLDLFPYYRFQTREDTKNCFLIIADFIKKGGIKSLFLESYTKHFDILHAINRIEKLANDYINAHKIQSYGLQFLFGNPCNMQSTRKRYNMFLRWLIRKDNLDFGLWHEVDTSHLLLPLDTHTFKISKQLGLCKTKSYNLKAVKEITHTLKSFDSKDPIKYDFALYRIGQLGLDIVF; this is encoded by the coding sequence ATGCAATATAACAGGAAACTAAAACAATTCCTAGACGCACAATACTCTCTTTTTAACGCACAAATATACCTGCATTCACACCCAGACCCATTGCAAATAGCCCACAAACATAGAGATTTTATATATTTTGATGAATTGTGCTTGATCTGTGCTTTATATGCCTATGGTAACGCACAAATGATTGTAAAAAATCTCTCTTATACGCCCTTTTCTTGCTTGATTGACGCAGATTCTATAAAAGATATGCCACTAGATTTGTTTCCATATTACAGATTCCAAACACGAGAAGATACTAAAAATTGTTTTCTCATCATTGCTGATTTTATTAAAAAAGGCGGTATTAAATCGCTATTTTTAGAATCTTATACAAAACATTTTGATATTTTACATGCCATCAATCGTATTGAAAAACTAGCAAATGACTATATAAACGCACACAAGATTCAGAGTTATGGATTGCAATTTTTATTTGGTAACCCCTGCAATATGCAATCCACACGCAAACGATACAATATGTTTTTACGATGGCTAATCCGCAAGGATAACCTTGACTTTGGGCTATGGCACGAAGTAGATACATCGCATTTGCTTTTACCTCTTGATACTCATACTTTTAAGATCTCAAAGCAACTTGGACTCTGTAAAACTAAATCTTATAATCTAAAGGCAGTAAAAGAAATCACGCATACACTAAAATCCTTTGATTCTAAAGACCCAATAAAGTATGACTTTGCTTTGTATCGTATTGGACAATTAGGTTTGGATATTGTGTTTTAA
- a CDS encoding phosphoribosylanthranilate isomerase, with amino-acid sequence MQPQIDGIEILTQICETKKRKMQEKGISLGYDLPQKREFPLICPTLLNDRTAPFVIAEVKRKSPTKGHISTITEPTKLAQIYINQGANAISVLCEEDYFQGSLQDLYAIKRAFPQACILRKDFILHKDEARVSYLFGADMVLLIVALFVDDMESFCAIYDELLAYNLTPLIEIHTLAEYNLIKDLNLEKAIVGINTRNLKTFQINKMEAMKLRAQIPKHIPVIFESGIQSEYDSFMAGSGGFQGILCGSFLVEQLDKKEAFLESSGDLVLSYVESKKSKMPTAEVFLDNFKGCADSCARSLLDINDEAQEANSLESAKKTTQIPASKHIPHHSIIHGLKQALSIGANKAIFATLLQRFYTKNHSMQKECYKPLIKVCGINDLEFLKESVKYADMLGFILTPESMRYVGRKFLQEAQKAFNTHKDSMPLRVGVVTHECVEVGVKYLEEGLIDCLQLHDMPISFCIESEIVKDIESFYGPYPLHTLYARLNAGLLPFYPSINYKELLHVEKGLQTHFALWDSSAGSGCDIDIVAMQDFLAKHKTLQGNLWLAGGISAKNLQTILTLKPMLLDICSGFESQKGKKSIPSLKEFFDLLDSLF; translated from the coding sequence ATGCAACCACAAATTGATGGCATTGAGATTCTCACTCAAATATGCGAAACAAAAAAGAGAAAAATGCAAGAAAAGGGCATATCGCTTGGATATGATTTACCGCAAAAAAGGGAGTTTCCACTGATTTGCCCTACTTTGCTTAATGATAGAACTGCTCCATTTGTCATTGCTGAAGTGAAGCGAAAAAGCCCTACAAAAGGACATATCAGCACCATCACAGAGCCAACAAAACTTGCACAGATATATATAAATCAAGGGGCAAATGCAATTTCTGTGCTTTGTGAGGAAGACTATTTTCAAGGAAGTTTGCAGGATTTATATGCGATTAAAAGGGCATTTCCACAGGCTTGTATCTTGCGTAAAGATTTCATTTTACATAAAGATGAAGCAAGAGTTAGCTATCTCTTTGGGGCGGATATGGTGCTGCTTATAGTGGCACTTTTTGTTGATGATATGGAATCTTTTTGTGCTATATATGATGAACTCTTAGCCTATAATCTCACACCATTAATAGAGATTCACACACTTGCTGAATACAATCTGATTAAGGACTTAAATCTTGAAAAAGCTATTGTAGGCATTAATACGCGGAATCTCAAAACCTTTCAAATCAATAAAATGGAGGCGATGAAATTACGCGCACAGATTCCAAAGCATATACCTGTTATCTTTGAATCTGGCATACAATCAGAGTATGATAGCTTTATGGCTGGGAGTGGTGGATTTCAAGGGATTTTATGCGGCAGTTTTTTAGTAGAGCAGCTTGATAAAAAAGAAGCTTTTTTAGAATCTAGTGGGGATTTAGTTTTGTCTTATGTAGAATCTAAAAAATCCAAAATGCCCACTGCGGAAGTATTTTTAGACAATTTCAAGGGTTGTGCAGATTCTTGTGCGAGGAGTTTATTAGACATAAATGACGAAGCACAAGAAGCAAACTCACTTGAAAGTGCTAAAAAGACAACGCAGATTCCAGCATCTAAACATATACCACACCACAGCATCATACATGGATTAAAACAAGCACTCAGTATCGGTGCAAATAAGGCTATATTTGCTACTTTACTGCAAAGATTCTATACAAAAAATCACTCAATGCAAAAAGAGTGCTATAAACCACTCATTAAAGTATGCGGTATTAATGATTTAGAGTTTTTAAAAGAGAGTGTGAAATACGCTGATATGCTAGGCTTTATCCTAACGCCAGAGAGTATGCGTTATGTGGGTAGAAAGTTTCTACAAGAAGCACAAAAAGCGTTTAACACACATAAAGATTCTATGCCTTTAAGGGTCGGTGTAGTTACGCATGAGTGCGTTGAGGTCGGTGTAAAATATTTAGAAGAAGGACTTATTGACTGCTTGCAACTGCATGATATGCCTATATCATTTTGCATTGAAAGTGAGATTGTAAAAGATATTGAATCTTTTTATGGACCATATCCCCTGCATACACTTTATGCGAGATTAAATGCAGGGCTTTTACCCTTTTATCCATCCATCAACTATAAGGAACTATTGCATGTAGAAAAAGGATTGCAAACACATTTTGCCTTATGGGATAGTAGTGCGGGTAGTGGGTGTGATATAGATATTGTGGCTATGCAAGATTTTCTAGCAAAACACAAAACTTTGCAGGGGAACTTATGGTTAGCAGGTGGAATCTCTGCTAAAAATTTACAGACTATACTCACACTCAAACCCATGTTGCTTGATATATGTTCTGGTTTTGAAAGCCAAAAAGGCAAAAAAAGTATTCCATCTTTAAAAGAATTTTTTGATCTGTTAGATAGTCTATTTTAA
- the ndk gene encoding nucleoside-diphosphate kinase: MEQTLSIIKPDAVKKNVIGKIITRFEDNGLRIAAAKKVQLSKCEAKEFYAVHKDRPFYNDLVEFMISGPVVVMVLEGDNAIAKNRELMGATNPKEAAPGTIRADFADSIDANAVHGSDSKENAAIEIAFFFAKSKIL; the protein is encoded by the coding sequence ATGGAACAAACACTATCTATTATTAAACCAGATGCGGTGAAAAAGAATGTTATCGGTAAGATTATCACAAGATTTGAAGACAATGGTTTGCGTATCGCGGCAGCAAAAAAAGTGCAGTTAAGCAAATGCGAAGCAAAAGAGTTTTATGCAGTGCATAAAGACCGCCCTTTTTATAATGATCTTGTGGAGTTTATGATAAGTGGTCCTGTGGTTGTTATGGTGTTAGAGGGAGATAATGCGATTGCGAAAAATAGGGAGCTGATGGGTGCTACAAATCCTAAAGAAGCAGCACCCGGGACTATACGTGCTGATTTTGCAGATAGCATTGATGCAAATGCAGTGCATGGGAGCGATTCTAAAGAAAATGCGGCTATTGAGATAGCCTTTTTCTTCGCAAAAAGTAAGATACTATAA
- the prfA gene encoding peptide chain release factor 1, whose translation MLVDRLKPIIERNDALAAMLSTEEVINDIAKLTALSKEKSESDEIVAKAKEYLKVLDDITSNKALLEDKELGELAKEELKELEMAQKNLEDEIKILLIPKDPNDKKNIYLEIRAGTGGDEAGIFVGDLFSAYCRYADSKQWKVEIISSSENSVGGYKEMIALVKGDGAYSRLKYEGGTHRVQRVPKTESQGRIHTSAITVAIMPEVDSLEININPNDLKIDVFRSGGHGGQSVNTTDSAVRITHIPTGISVSMQDEKSQHKNKDKALKILQARLYEAELEAQNAQNRESRKNQVGSGDRSERIRTYNYPQNRMSDHRINLTLYSLEEIMLSGDLDKVIDPLIAHAQSLALSNANEA comes from the coding sequence ATGTTAGTTGATAGATTAAAACCAATTATTGAGCGAAATGACGCATTAGCAGCCATGTTAAGCACTGAAGAAGTCATAAATGACATTGCGAAACTCACCGCATTAAGCAAGGAAAAAAGTGAAAGCGATGAGATAGTCGCGAAGGCAAAAGAGTATCTAAAAGTCCTTGATGACATTACTAGCAACAAGGCGTTATTAGAGGACAAAGAGCTAGGAGAGTTAGCCAAAGAGGAGCTAAAAGAGCTTGAAATGGCACAAAAAAACCTTGAAGATGAGATTAAGATTCTATTAATCCCAAAAGATCCAAATGATAAAAAGAATATCTATCTTGAGATTCGGGCTGGGACAGGCGGCGATGAAGCGGGGATTTTTGTGGGCGATTTGTTTAGTGCGTATTGTCGTTACGCAGATTCTAAGCAGTGGAAAGTAGAGATTATTAGCAGCAGTGAAAATTCAGTCGGCGGCTATAAAGAGATGATTGCCTTAGTGAAAGGTGATGGTGCATACTCAAGGCTAAAATATGAGGGTGGCACACATAGGGTGCAGCGCGTCCCAAAGACAGAATCACAAGGCAGAATCCACACTTCCGCAATAACTGTTGCTATCATGCCAGAAGTCGATTCACTAGAGATAAATATTAATCCAAATGATTTAAAAATCGATGTATTCCGCAGCGGTGGACATGGCGGACAAAGTGTTAATACAACTGATTCTGCTGTGCGTATCACGCATATTCCAACGGGTATCAGTGTGTCTATGCAAGACGAAAAGTCTCAACATAAAAATAAGGATAAAGCCCTAAAGATATTGCAGGCAAGGTTGTATGAAGCCGAGCTTGAAGCACAAAATGCACAAAATAGAGAATCAAGGAAAAACCAAGTCGGTAGTGGCGATAGAAGTGAGAGAATACGCACCTATAACTATCCACAAAACCGCATGAGTGATCATCGCATAAACCTTACATTATATAGCCTTGAAGAGATTATGTTAAGTGGCGATTTAGATAAAGTGATAGACCCACTTATCGCACATGCACAAAGCCTTGCTTTATCGAACGCAAATGAAGCGTAG
- the rpmA gene encoding 50S ribosomal protein L27, which produces MAHKKGQGSTQNNRDSAGRRLGVKKFGSQFVRAGNIIVRQRGTKVHAGNNVGMGKDHTLYALLDGIVSFQQKDKYRKKVSVIPSNS; this is translated from the coding sequence ATGGCACACAAGAAAGGTCAGGGTAGTACGCAGAATAATAGAGATTCTGCAGGAAGAAGGTTGGGCGTTAAAAAATTTGGTTCTCAATTTGTAAGAGCAGGGAATATTATCGTGCGACAAAGAGGCACAAAGGTGCATGCAGGAAATAATGTCGGCATGGGCAAAGACCATACGCTTTATGCGCTTCTCGATGGTATTGTGAGTTTCCAACAAAAAGATAAATACAGAAAAAAAGTTTCTGTTATCCCCTCTAACAGCTAA
- the exbB gene encoding TonB-system energizer ExbB, with product MEFLKIYLDPLVFSILGFMALLVVYFSIERFMFFTRLQFEKYTDVKELEEDVSKNLTLLYIVYSNAPYVGLLGTVVGIMIVFYDMGGSGNIDVKSITLGLSMALKATALGLVVAIPTLMIYNAFLRVADTKVNRFKILNKKHTD from the coding sequence ATGGAGTTTTTGAAAATCTATCTTGATCCGCTTGTATTTAGTATTTTGGGTTTTATGGCATTGCTTGTTGTATATTTTAGTATCGAAAGATTTATGTTTTTTACTCGTTTGCAGTTTGAGAAATACACCGATGTAAAAGAGTTAGAAGAAGATGTGAGCAAGAATCTCACACTTTTATATATCGTGTATTCTAATGCACCTTATGTTGGGCTTTTAGGCACGGTGGTAGGCATTATGATTGTGTTTTATGATATGGGTGGTAGTGGTAACATTGATGTAAAAAGCATAACACTTGGGCTATCTATGGCATTGAAAGCAACAGCACTTGGGCTTGTAGTCGCCATTCCTACTTTAATGATTTATAATGCGTTTTTGCGTGTGGCAGACACAAAGGTAAATCGCTTCAAGATTCTAAATAAGAAACACACAGACTAG
- the rpmF gene encoding 50S ribosomal protein L32 encodes MAVPKRRVSKTRAAKRRTHYKVRLATPVKDKDGSWKLPHHINKFTQSYS; translated from the coding sequence ATGGCTGTTCCTAAGCGAAGAGTGAGTAAAACTAGAGCGGCAAAGAGAAGAACGCACTACAAAGTAAGACTAGCAACACCGGTAAAAGATAAAGATGGTAGCTGGAAACTACCGCACCATATTAATAAATTTACACAATCTTATAGTTAG
- the exbD gene encoding TonB system transport protein ExbD, whose amino-acid sequence MKIKRGDGLNIVPFIDIMLVLLALVLSISTFVSQGKIKVEVPNASSTEQEKKDDKKPIVIVVNADNNIYVDDKEINIDDFESFISTIPNDSMVHFKGDKNSSLERLVFVIDQLTKKGHDHDKFRIDTQRN is encoded by the coding sequence ATGAAGATTAAACGCGGAGATGGATTAAATATTGTTCCTTTTATCGACATTATGCTTGTCCTACTCGCACTTGTATTATCAATCTCTACCTTTGTTTCACAAGGAAAAATAAAAGTGGAAGTGCCAAATGCAAGCAGCACAGAACAGGAAAAAAAAGATGATAAAAAACCCATTGTAATTGTAGTTAATGCGGACAATAATATATATGTAGATGATAAGGAAATAAATATAGATGACTTTGAATCTTTTATAAGCACGATACCAAATGATTCTATGGTGCATTTTAAAGGTGATAAGAATTCTAGTCTTGAGCGATTAGTGTTTGTGATAGACCAGCTCACAAAAAAGGGGCATGATCATGATAAATTTAGAATCGATACGCAGCGTAATTAA
- a CDS encoding energy transducer TonB, protein MINLESIRSVIKNPSFYGVAFAFIGAVGIFSYSIYSSTNIFTEKENGDQFITIQLSAFAPPSKDPIAERVEQPKKVHKPQIHKPKKEMIQAPPKPEPTPLQAMEEPQKEVAEKIPESPKEVAQETEATKATTTAKPNNEAFAQENIKIMRFSDGNENEFLQAIHRAVEKRHIYPPLALQRGYEGEVLVKFYIDINGKVSHFEIVRRSPHALLDKAAIKTLKRACKHFPKPDENVYVEIPIVYNLQRG, encoded by the coding sequence ATGATAAATTTAGAATCGATACGCAGCGTAATTAAGAATCCAAGCTTTTATGGTGTTGCATTCGCATTTATAGGTGCGGTGGGAATCTTTAGCTATAGCATATATAGTAGCACAAATATTTTTACAGAAAAAGAGAATGGCGACCAATTTATAACCATTCAGCTTTCAGCCTTTGCCCCTCCAAGCAAAGACCCCATAGCAGAGAGAGTAGAGCAGCCAAAAAAGGTGCATAAGCCACAAATACACAAACCAAAAAAAGAGATGATACAAGCCCCGCCAAAGCCAGAACCTACGCCATTACAAGCTATGGAGGAGCCACAAAAAGAGGTTGCAGAAAAGATTCCAGAATCTCCAAAAGAAGTCGCACAAGAGACAGAGGCGACAAAAGCCACTACGACAGCAAAGCCCAATAATGAAGCGTTCGCACAAGAAAATATCAAGATTATGCGTTTCTCTGATGGCAATGAAAACGAGTTTCTACAAGCCATACATCGTGCGGTAGAGAAGCGACATATCTATCCGCCGCTTGCATTGCAAAGAGGATATGAAGGAGAGGTGCTTGTAAAATTCTATATCGATATAAATGGAAAGGTTTCTCACTTTGAGATTGTAAGGCGTTCACCACATGCTTTGCTTGATAAAGCCGCGATTAAGACCTTAAAAAGAGCGTGTAAGCATTTCCCAAAACCAGATGAAAATGTATATGTTGAGATTCCAATTGTTTATAATTTACAGAGAGGATAA
- a CDS encoding ATP-grasp fold amidoligase family protein, whose amino-acid sequence MALETLADLGGRSYLSDMTIHHNSANRPNCIDKGVNLENLEPTQNTPQNPIPNQATQNLSSLLTKDSLLFKPIDTLTQELFNTNSCSYLPKLYGIYKSVNEIDFSKLPQSFVLKTNHDCGGVVLVKDKDTFLKDSKSFNEAITKLTNHLNTNFYTLYREWHYKDIEPRIFAEEMLLETNANGEAKVPSDYKIHCFDKTQCIQVDTDRFVEHTRSIFDESWSVMPMKYLYQLPNIIPNKPEHLNIMLEIARILIMSPYLRVDLYNIQGRIVVGELTFTPEGGTGRFTPQEWDKKFGDMWKPNPNWFSVAKP is encoded by the coding sequence GTGGCTTTGGAGACTTTGGCTGACTTAGGGGGTAGGAGTTATCTAAGCGATATGACTATCCATCACAATTCAGCCAATCGCCCAAATTGCATAGACAAGGGAGTAAATTTAGAGAATCTAGAACCCACACAAAACACACCACAAAATCCTATACCTAACCAAGCAACACAGAATCTAAGCTCACTTCTTACTAAAGATTCCTTGCTTTTTAAGCCAATAGACACACTCACACAAGAACTCTTTAATACAAACTCTTGCTCCTACTTACCAAAACTCTATGGAATCTATAAAAGTGTTAATGAGATTGATTTCTCTAAACTTCCACAAAGCTTTGTATTAAAGACAAATCACGATTGTGGTGGTGTAGTCTTAGTGAAAGATAAAGACACTTTTTTAAAAGATTCTAAAAGCTTTAATGAAGCTATAACTAAACTCACAAATCATTTAAACACAAATTTTTACACACTTTATAGAGAATGGCATTATAAAGATATAGAGCCTAGAATCTTTGCGGAGGAGATGTTGCTTGAGACTAACGCAAATGGGGAAGCTAAAGTGCCAAGTGATTATAAAATCCACTGCTTTGATAAAACACAATGCATACAAGTGGATACTGATAGATTTGTGGAGCATACAAGAAGTATTTTTGATGAGAGTTGGAGTGTTATGCCGATGAAATATCTTTATCAGCTTCCAAATATTATTCCAAATAAGCCCGAACACCTTAACATTATGCTTGAGATTGCCCGTATATTAATAATGTCGCCTTATCTAAGAGTTGATTTATACAATATTCAAGGTAGAATTGTGGTTGGGGAACTTACTTTTACCCCAGAAGGCGGCACGGGCAGATTCACACCACAAGAATGGGATAAAAAGTTTGGGGATATGTGGAAACCAAATCCAAATTGGTTTTCAGTGGCCAAGCCCTGA
- a CDS encoding HAD-IB family hydrolase: MQTREQNNRVLALFDFCETLVDFQSAARYLEIVANYRGYNMKQDLGHRVCAKLKRKVGKRIQKVLPKSYRNKFIQKPVNFEVLRGLSLKEAENIAQDFFEKELLLRVNERIMERVRYHQKLGHTIAIVSGGFEIYIRIFAKHFGIQYVVAVSLESSEGVLSGNMAGIHTMEHRKLYKLSQTLDLSMYDLAQSYAYSDCPSDIPLLSLVGNGIVVECGKDIEWAKILGFEIV, encoded by the coding sequence ATGCAGACAAGAGAGCAGAACAACAGAGTTTTAGCATTATTTGATTTTTGTGAAACGCTTGTAGATTTTCAAAGTGCAGCAAGATATTTAGAGATTGTCGCAAATTATCGTGGCTACAATATGAAACAAGATCTGGGACATAGAGTGTGTGCTAAATTGAAGCGTAAAGTAGGCAAGAGGATTCAAAAAGTTTTACCTAAATCATATCGCAATAAGTTTATTCAAAAACCTGTTAATTTTGAAGTTTTGCGGGGATTAAGTCTAAAAGAAGCAGAAAATATCGCACAAGATTTCTTTGAAAAAGAATTGCTTTTGCGTGTTAATGAACGCATTATGGAGCGTGTGCGTTATCATCAAAAGTTGGGGCACACCATAGCGATTGTATCAGGTGGCTTTGAGATATATATTCGCATTTTTGCAAAGCATTTTGGGATTCAATATGTTGTGGCGGTTTCGCTGGAGAGTAGTGAGGGGGTTTTAAGCGGCAATATGGCAGGTATTCATACGATGGAGCATAGAAAGCTTTATAAGTTATCACAAACACTTGATCTATCAATGTATGATTTAGCACAAAGCTATGCGTATAGTGATTGCCCTAGTGATATTCCTTTGCTAAGTTTAGTGGGCAATGGCATTGTTGTAGAATGCGGGAAAGATATAGAATGGGCGAAGATTTTAGGATTTGAGATTGTTTAG
- the rplU gene encoding 50S ribosomal protein L21 — translation MQVIFKNGGKQYKAQVGDILLLDKLSLEPKSKLEISEVLAIVNGEDLVVGNPFIANAKVELEVINEGRGKKVITFKKRRRKDSKTKRGFRRDFTRVKVTNIIK, via the coding sequence ATGCAAGTTATATTTAAGAACGGAGGCAAGCAATACAAGGCACAAGTGGGAGATATACTTCTGCTTGATAAATTGAGCCTTGAGCCGAAGTCAAAGCTAGAAATTAGTGAAGTCCTTGCTATCGTAAATGGTGAGGATTTGGTCGTAGGGAATCCATTTATTGCAAATGCAAAAGTGGAATTAGAGGTTATTAATGAAGGTAGAGGCAAAAAGGTTATTACCTTTAAGAAAAGAAGGCGTAAAGACAGCAAAACAAAACGAGGTTTTAGACGAGACTTTACACGCGTAAAAGTAACAAATATCATTAAGTAA
- the plsX gene encoding phosphate acyltransferase PlsX: MLQIALDAMGADNGVEPVVCGLLQALQNRNFKAYLVGDTALLKTSLDSKNLSSDILQRIELLHTDDYVRMEEKASDANKRTTTSIYHAIGLVKNDEAVACVSAGHSGATMSLATLQIGRIKGVSRPAICTCMPTIENRCSIILDAGANTDCKPEYLVDFALMGFHYAKHVLHYETPSVGLLSNGEEDSKGNELTKQTFQLLREYNFFKGNVEGSDIFNGSVDVIVCDGFMGNLVLKASEGVASSISTILKAEIKKSFMSSLGYLFAKSAFKALKTKIDYAEYGGAPLLGIKKPVIISHGKSNARAMECAIYQAIEACDSKICDKIAEAFQSMQR; the protein is encoded by the coding sequence ATGTTACAGATTGCATTAGATGCAATGGGTGCTGACAATGGCGTTGAGCCTGTCGTGTGTGGTTTGTTGCAAGCATTGCAAAATAGAAATTTTAAGGCATATTTAGTAGGCGATACTGCGTTGCTAAAAACTTCTTTAGATTCTAAGAATCTCTCAAGTGATATATTGCAACGCATTGAGTTATTGCATACTGATGACTATGTGCGTATGGAAGAGAAAGCAAGCGATGCGAACAAACGCACAACCACTTCTATATATCATGCCATTGGGCTTGTAAAGAATGATGAAGCAGTCGCATGTGTCAGCGCAGGACATAGTGGTGCTACAATGAGTTTAGCCACCTTGCAAATTGGGCGGATAAAGGGCGTTTCTCGTCCCGCTATATGCACTTGTATGCCAACGATAGAGAATCGATGCAGCATTATACTTGATGCAGGTGCAAATACAGATTGTAAGCCTGAATATCTTGTCGATTTTGCATTAATGGGTTTTCATTACGCAAAACATGTTTTGCACTATGAAACACCTAGCGTTGGACTCTTATCAAATGGCGAGGAAGATTCTAAAGGCAATGAACTCACAAAGCAAACCTTTCAATTATTGAGAGAATATAACTTTTTCAAAGGCAATGTTGAAGGATCAGACATATTCAATGGCTCTGTTGATGTTATCGTGTGTGATGGCTTTATGGGGAATCTTGTGCTAAAAGCAAGTGAGGGTGTCGCAAGCTCTATTAGCACGATATTAAAGGCTGAGATTAAAAAGTCTTTTATGAGTTCTTTAGGCTATCTTTTTGCAAAGTCAGCATTCAAAGCGTTGAAAACAAAGATTGATTATGCAGAATATGGCGGTGCTCCCCTGCTTGGCATTAAAAAGCCTGTAATTATTAGTCATGGCAAGAGTAATGCTAGGGCTATGGAATGTGCAATTTATCAGGCTATTGAAGCGTGTGATTCAAAAATATGTGATAAAATTGCAGAAGCGTTTCAGTCTATGCAACGATAA
- a CDS encoding beta-ketoacyl-ACP synthase III, producing MFYASIKSIASYVPSNCVPNDFFTQFLDTNDEWITQRTGIKTRYFADKEQMSSDLGVEAAKIAIKRANLSLKDIDLILCATINPDFFAMPSTACIIATKLGIADVPAFDITAACTGFVYALSAAKGYVESGMYKNVLIIGAEKTSAVLDFTDRTTCVLFGDGAGACVVGRGDKVGIKDIHISSDGQFSHLLCTPKRFNTFTQNEALSMFSIDEEESKNQVLKMKGNEVFKVAVRTIAKDAQDILAHNNMSALDLDYFVPHQANLRIIQSVANTLNLPDEKIILTVQKYGNTSAASIPMALDDAYTSGKFKHRDLLLLDAFGSGFTWGSALVYADFA from the coding sequence ATGTTCTATGCCTCTATCAAGTCTATCGCCTCTTATGTCCCTAGCAATTGTGTCCCAAATGATTTTTTTACGCAATTCTTAGATACTAATGATGAGTGGATTACACAACGCACAGGGATAAAAACACGCTATTTTGCAGATAAAGAACAGATGAGTAGTGATTTAGGTGTGGAAGCCGCTAAGATTGCTATTAAGAGAGCAAATCTTAGTCTAAAAGATATTGATTTAATCCTTTGTGCGACCATTAATCCAGACTTTTTCGCCATGCCCTCAACCGCTTGTATTATCGCTACAAAGCTTGGCATTGCTGATGTCCCTGCATTTGATATAACTGCAGCTTGCACGGGTTTTGTGTATGCCTTATCTGCAGCCAAAGGATATGTAGAAAGCGGAATGTATAAAAATGTCCTTATAATAGGTGCTGAAAAGACGAGCGCTGTGCTTGATTTTACCGATAGAACAACCTGCGTTTTATTTGGTGATGGGGCTGGGGCTTGTGTCGTTGGGAGAGGGGATAAAGTCGGCATTAAAGATATTCACATTTCTTCTGATGGGCAGTTTTCACACCTGCTTTGCACTCCAAAAAGATTCAATACTTTCACACAAAACGAAGCTCTAAGCATGTTTAGCATAGATGAAGAAGAGAGTAAAAATCAAGTCTTAAAAATGAAAGGCAATGAAGTATTTAAGGTAGCAGTAAGGACAATCGCAAAGGACGCACAAGATATTTTAGCACACAATAATATGAGCGCATTAGACCTAGATTATTTCGTGCCACATCAAGCGAATTTACGCATTATACAATCGGTCGCAAATACGCTTAACCTCCCTGATGAAAAGATTATCCTAACCGTGCAAAAATATGGCAACACTTCTGCAGCAAGCATTCCTATGGCACTTGATGATGCTTATACAAGTGGTAAGTTTAAGCACAGAGATTTATTATTGCTTGATGCCTTTGGCTCTGGTTTCACATGGGGAAGTGCGTTAGTGTATGCTGATTTTGCATAG